The following coding sequences lie in one Apium graveolens cultivar Ventura chromosome 3, ASM990537v1, whole genome shotgun sequence genomic window:
- the LOC141714560 gene encoding uncharacterized protein LOC141714560 — MNFAVWNVRGINKAPHQKELQNFISSNNVNLMGVLETKVKSDNALGVSKKICRDWKWLFNYNHHYNGRVWVGWNPSVWDISIHSMSSQVITCNATFLEKNITILVSFVYAFNDAVDRVPLWNYCLSLSTTTAPWYLLGDFNCVTSLGEVSGGREHWTPEMQSFTDCLANCGLDTVRTVGNIHTWTNKRLASPIFKRLDRMVANGVWFNSFTKGNVFVKPRGIMDHNALLLKETKRLLRQLNKDHGNVSSNVLNARANLEEVQLRMINNTDTALLNLEKDLINKLNATLVEEESFFLQKSRVKWMELGDGNNSFFHQQCKANWNCNKVLALEDNLGNMVITEAQATSLCAMVTDVIIYATLKKMKKNKAPRPDGFNVEFFLATWSITGVDFCDSVKHFFETGFLPSSTNSTFISLIPKVASPTVMNDFRPISLCTVMYKCISKIIAARLKLIMPSIIDIA; from the exons ATGAATTTTGCAGTTTGGAATGTAAGGGGCATTAACAAAGCCCCTCATCAAAAAGAGTTGCAAAATTTTATTTCGTCTAATAATGTTAATCTTATGGGAGTTTTGGAAACTAAGGTAAAGAGTGATAATGCTTTGGGTGTCTCGAAGAAAATTTGTAGGGACTGGAAGTGGCTGTTCAACTACAATCATCACTACAATGGGCGTGTTTGGGTTGGCTGGAATCCGAGTGTGTGGGACATTTCCATTCATTCCATGTCTAGCCAGGTAATAACTTGTAATGCTACTTTTCTAGAAAAGAACATCACTATTTTGGTCTCGTTTGTGTATGCTTTTAATGATGCAGTGGATCGAGTTCCTCTTTGGAACTATTGTTTATCTTTGAGCACTACTACGGCACCTTGGTATCTTCTTGGTGACTTCAATTGTGTTACTAGTCTAGGTGAAGTTTCTGGTGGGAGGGAACATTGGACACCAGAAATGCAAAGCTTCACTGATTGTTTAGCTAACTGTGGCCTGGATACGGTTCGTACAGTGGGGAATATTCATACATGGACTAACAAGCGTCTAGCTAGTCCTATATTCAAGCGCCTGGATAGAATGGTTGCTAATGGTGTTTGGTTTAATTCATTTACAAAGGGTAATGTCTTTGTTAAACCTCGAGGGATCATGGATCATAATGCGCTTTT GTTAAAAGAAACAAAAAGGTTGCTTAGGCAACTTAACAAGGATCATGGCAATGTCTCCTCTAACGTCTTGAATGCTAGAGCTAACCTAGAGGAAGTCCAGTTGCGTATGATAAATAATACTGACACCGCTCTTCTAAATTTGGAGAAGGACTTGATTAATAAGCTCAATGCAACTCTAGTCGAAGAAGAGTCTTTTTTCCTCCAAAAATCGAGAGTAAAATGGATGGAGCTTGGAGATGGGAATAATTCTTTTTTCCATCAACAATGCAAGGCAAACTGGAACTGTAACAAGGTGCTTGCCCTTGAGGATAATTTGGGAAACATG GTTATTACTGAGGCCCAAGCTACCTCTCTGTGTGCTATGGTTACTGATGTTATAATCTATGCTaccttgaagaaaatgaagaaaaacAAGGCACCTAGGCCTGATGGCTTTAATGTCGAATTCTTCTTGGCCACATGGAGCATTACAGGGGTTGATTTTTGTGATTCTGTAAAACATTTCTTTGAAACTGGATTTCTTCCCTCAAGTACTAATTCCACTTTCATTTCCCTTATTCCAAAGGTTGCTTCTCCAACAGTTATGAATGATTTTCGACCTATCTCCCTTTGTACTGTAATGTACAAGTGCATATCCAAAATAATAGCTGCTAGACTAAAGTTGATCATGCCATCTATCATTGACATTGCATAG
- the LOC141714561 gene encoding uncharacterized protein LOC141714561, which translates to MQEWNKAQILGHLLKVITNSDTLWDTWVNKTVLKGKYFWTTKLPTDCSWIWRKILKCRILALQFLSFRIGTGESISLWFDPWWNNACLASNRTSNIISQCGMQPGDNLSAIIHNGTWILPRANSRSHHLEPMLVHWLSTFVPPTFNTSPDLLLWDGCDAIKIKTWDVWNSIRLRGTLVSWYRVVWHKLRINRYAHHQWLSCHGRLYTLSRLHRFGLVDNQQCYLCICGRETGSHIFLHCSYSKWVLCNLMSPWGINIVGESWLGFLTYLADLHDKPKSTVALYYAQIFCYHIWRERNARAHESGVLGLRKLLKGINRDVYAKLQSSTWFSKLVNTRPDLVPCNSL; encoded by the coding sequence ATGCAGGAATGGAATAAAGCTCAAATTCTGGGTCACTTGCTTAAAGTCATTACTAACTCGGACACACTTTGGGATACTTGGGTCAATAAAACTGTCTTAAAGGGGAAGTATTTCTGGACTACTAAGCTTCCCACTGATTGTTCTTGGATCTGGAGGAAAATTCTCAAATGTCGTATATTGGCTTTGCAGTTTTTATCATTCCGTATTGGCACGGGTGAGTCCATCTCACTTTGGTTCGATCCTTGGTGGAATAATGCATGCTTAGCTTCTAACAGAACCTCTAATATCATTTCTCAATGTGGAATGCAACCTGGTGATAACCTTAGTGCCATTATCCATAATGGTACTTGGATTTTACCAAGGGCAAACTCAAGAAGTCACCATCTGGAACCAATGTTAGTGCACTGGCTATCAACTTTTGTCCCTCCGACTTTCAATACAAGTCCTGATCTTTTATTATGGGATGGCTGTGATGCCATAAAAATTAAAACCTGGGATGTTTGGAACTCAATAAGGCTTCGAGGTACCTTGGTTTCTTGGTATCGTGTGGTGTGGCACAAGCTGCGTATCAATCGATATGCTCACCACCAATGGCTTTCTTGTCATGGGAGGCTCTACACATTGTCTCGCCTTCACAGATTTGGCCTTGTGGATAACCAACAATGTTACTTATGTATTTGTGGCCGAGAAACGGGCTCTCATATCTTTCTTCACTGCTCTTACAGTAAATGGGTTTTGTGCAATCTTATGTCCCCGTGGGGAATCAACATTGTTGGTGAATCATGGCTTGGATTTCTCACTTACTTGGCTGATCTTCATGATAAACCTAAAAGCACGGTGGCTCTCTACTATGCTCAGATATTCTGCTACCATATTTGGAGGGAGCGAAATGCTCGAGCTCATGAATCTGGGGTCCTTGGTCTGAGGAAGCTGCTTAAGGGTATCAACAGAGATGTTTATGCTAAACTTCAAAGCTCTACTTGGTTTTCTAAGCTTGTAAATACTAGACCAGATCTTGTTCCTTGTAATAGTTTGTAG